A DNA window from Limanda limanda chromosome 6, fLimLim1.1, whole genome shotgun sequence contains the following coding sequences:
- the fzd9b gene encoding frizzled-9b yields the protein MSMDGCALKLGVLLWCLLVISGSGFEIGSYDLERGRPAKCEPISIPMCQGIGYNLTRMPNFMDHDDQKEAAIKLNEFAPLVAYGCDAHLRFFLCSLYAPMCTDKVSTSIPACRPMCEQARERCAPIMKKFSYTWPDSLDCSKLPTRNDPNALCMEAPENETRTEGKKGEGMLPVPPRPRQPGTGGARSPGMVGSCENPDKFQFVEKSQSCAPRCSPAVDVFWSRQDKDFAFIWMTVWSILCFVSTAFTVLTFLLEPHRFQYPERPIIFLSMCYNVYSVAFIIRSVAGAENIACDREHGELYIIQEGLESTGCTIVFLILYYFGMASSIWWVILTLTWFLAAGKKWGHEAIEAHSNYFHMAAWGIPALKTIIILTMRKVAGDELTGLCYVGSMDSGALTGFVLIPLSCYLVIGTSFILTGFVALFHIRKVMKTEGTNTEKLEKLMVKIGIYSILYTVPATCVIVCYFYERLNMDYWKLRGLQMKCGSFSGHSGECSLQASVPTVAVFMLKIFMSLVVGITSGVWVWSSKTLQTWQGLCSRKLTDRTSGRKPCSGVSCGSTHCHYKSPAVVLHMAKTDLHSDNPTHV from the coding sequence ATGAGCATGGATGGTTGCGCGCTGAAGCTGGGGGTCCTCCTCTGGTGCCTGCTGGTGATCTCCGGCTCCGGCTTCGAGATCGGCTCCTACGACCTGGAGCGCGGTCGACCCGCAAAGTGCGAGCCCATCTCGATTCCCATGTGTCAGGGCATCGGCTACAACCTCACCCGCATGCCCAACTTCATGGACCACGACGACCAGAAGGAGGCTGCCATCAAGCTGAACGAGTTCGCCCCCCTGGTGGCCTACGGCTGCGACGCGCACCTCcgcttcttcctctgctccctctACGCCCCCATGTGCACGGACAAGGTGTCGACCTCCATCCCGGCCTGCAGGCCCATGTGCGAGCAGGCCCGGGAGAGGTGTGCCCCCATCATGAAGAAGTTCAGCTACACCTGGCCCGACTCGCTGGACTGCTCCAAGCTGCCCACCAGGAACGACCCCAACGCCCTGTGCATGGAGGCGCCCGAGAACGAGACCCGGACGGAGGGCAAGAAGGGCGAGGGCATGCTTCCTGTGCCCCCCCGGCCCAGGCAGCCGGGCACCGGCGGCGCCCGCTCGCCGGGCATGGTGGGCTCCTGCGAGAACCCGGACAAGTTCCAGTTCGTGGAGAAGAGCCAGTCGTGTGCGCCTCGCTGCTCCCCGGCCGTGGACGTCTTCTGGTCCCGGCAGGACAAGGACTTTGCCTTCATCTGGATGACGGTGTGGTCCATCCTCTGCTTCGTCTCCACGGCGTTCACCGTGCTGACCTTCCTCCTGGAGCCCCACCGCTTCCAGTACCCGGAGCGGCccatcatcttcctctccaTGTGCTACAACGTCTACTCCGTGGCCTTCATCATCCGCTCGGTGGCAGGAGCTGAGAACATCGCCTGTGACCGGGAGCATGGCGAGCTCTACATCATCCAGGAGGGGCTGGAGTCCACGGGCTGCACCAtcgtcttcctcatcctctACTACTTTGGCATGGCCTCCTCCATCTGGTGggtcatcctcaccctcacctgGTTCCTGGCGGCGGGAAAGAAGTGGGGCCACGAGGCCATCGAAGCCCACAGCAACTACTTCCACATGGCTGCGTGGGGCATCCCTGCtctgaagaccatcatcatcctcaccatGAGGAAGGTGGCTGGCGATGAGCTGACCGGGCTGTGCTACGTAGGCAGCATGGACTCTGGGGCCCTCACCGGCTTcgtcctcatccctctctcctgctaCCTGGTCATCGGCACCTCTTTCATCCTCACGGGCTTCGTGGCTCTCTTCCACATCCGCAAGGTGATGAAGACGGAGGGCACCAACAcggagaagctggagaagctCATGGTGAAGATCGGCATCTACTCCATCCTCTACACAGTGCCGGCCACCTGCGTCATCGTCTGCTACTTCTACGAGAGGCTCAACATGGACTACTGGAAGCTGAGGGGGCTGCAGATGAAGTGCGGCTCGTTCAGCGGCCACAGCGGCGAGTGCTCGCTGCAGGCGTCCGTGCCCACCGTGGCCGTGTTCATGCTCAAGATCTTCATGTCGCTGGTGGTGGGCATCACCAGCGGCGTGTGGGTGTGGAGCTCAAAGACCCTGCAGACCTGGCAGGGCCTGTGCAGCAGGAAGCTGACGGACAGGACTAGCGGCAGGAAACCCTGCAGCGGCGTGAGCTGCGGCAGCACGCACTGCCACTACAAGTCTCCTGCTGTGGTTCTGCACATGGCCAAGACTGACCTGCACTCAGACAACCCCACACACGTCTGA